A DNA window from Aspergillus nidulans FGSC A4 chromosome I contains the following coding sequences:
- a CDS encoding E3 ubiquitin-protein ligase SSM4 (transcript_id=CADANIAT00006874), with product MDFSGRLRSEHLSSANNHDIMNVSAYDTWKGKERELEEPDTCRICRGEGTEQDELYYPCKCSGSIRFVHQPCLVQWLAHSQKKHCELCKTPFHFTKVYDPNMPDSLPTLLFIKQLSIHCFRTIVTWLRWVLVAFVWLGWLPWSMRAIWRALFWLADGRWSSADPTHQGYDRHNVTASLHNATLVASSVVAEPSSVAGQPSLEPTSSMIGFSASEPILLNLMKKALSTLFFPAMSSSFGSTDSINVTATPLKRRPSWLSDVKFLNSLTPSPTINNILIDTLEGQLITLLVVVSFILIFLIREWVVQQQPLDNIAEGEREAADQLIANNRPQVEARDPEPEAEHFENIPEEEIPQNGQGVIRQEELADDRNTTSEQPAREPLDFEAPLSIRDLLAGVAGGPVTPPIRHNSDGNDGFILDIANSQRGPQIDQPQYGINMDLYRDIYRRSNGDLDEMSRIIREEGRFEELVRNVTTNNRPEQTINGYPRFIVSDSTNMNAETVDDARLAPPRVSFSPRLPHQGDADSADSNMPNAYASTWPSSSAPLNQDQSQQASASAISDSETEDSRTEPSSSSGLVADNGGGGAVANSEFGEESPNPSATSQAMAEPETSLTRRVVDWFWADLDPDDPNQGHQPDAEEDLIDDPAVEEHLEHPENDRNVEVDAILPGIDQNDVDAVEEADDLEGILELIGMQGPIFGLLQNGVFCALLISFTVAAGIWLPYLAGKIALVLLAHPIQFVLGVPMTAVSVFADVVLDTLIGSLGYIMYWVSMICKLVFSPLAAIVPLGEWTRPITSASLSLIDASSQRLGSVINTFFVFHEADVPMFSVLSHLALKIHEARIASLFRLAFLLGKLILHDLPLHMGSFSKAFFLGQNSSTLGNLLALARDQVNDASHDIYTRFFMPPSAWVSPNVIGLSANDGAIDYSLAVWDTKDRTIAILMGYLLASTVGLGYLKVARFISGADQGQRVEGMVAEGLHQAGGVMKVILIIGIEMIVFPLYCGALLDVALLPLFEGATVAARVEFTSEYPLTSLFVHWFIGTCYMFHFALFVSMCRKTMRSGVLYFIRDPDDPTFHPVRDVLERNITTQLRKIAFSALVYGALVIICLGGVVWGIYYGFDGVLPAHWSSKDPVLEFPIDLLFYNVGIPLVLKELKPSDGLHSLYRWWFRKCARFLRLSDFFFGERHPDEEGVSSLSGNNASPDRPATDEDEKSAFTNKTEPQGKRDGKFVRAPASDQVRIPKGSPVFLEVTEANERVDGKPDNDQGLHGRLNNQFTKVYIPPFFRTRVAAFIFFIWVFAAATGVGTTIVPLLIGRRIMSFYVPGRPVNDVYALSVGMGFACFVAYFLLSCRTGFRLVRGRLGPYLRSPGEATRVMANALTSGLSILYVIAAFFIFLPSLFALAIELYLLVPVYTYLGHENDLVVHFVQDWTLGVLYVQMAVKLALWHTRSRPAAVLRGIFRDGWLKPNIKLATRALLFPMTLLALVAVTLPLCLGFASNLILFSFRPELQSKVYRYAYPVTLAMGLLAWFAYLVYRQVEVWKVSIRDEFFLIGERLHNFREKRAREVGVPRRVITG from the exons ATGGACTTTTCGGGCCGCCTCCGTTCCGAGCATCTGAGCTCCGCAAATAACCACGATATCATGAACGTTTCAGCATATGATACctggaaaggaaaggagaggGAGCTTGAAGAACCGGATACCTGTCGAATATGTCGTGGTGAGGGTACGGAACAGGACGAGCTATACTACCCCTGCAAATGTAGCGGTAGCATAAGGTTCGTCCATCAGCCTTGCCTGGTGCAATGGTTGGCCCATTCTCAAAAGAAGCACTGCGAACTCTGCAAAACTCCCTTCCATTTTACAAAGGTGTACGACCCGAATATGCCTGACAGTTTACCGACTCTTCTGTTCATTAAACAACTCTCGATACACTGCTTCCGCACTATTGTTACATGGTTGCGCTGGGTTCTGGTTGCGTTTGTCTGGCTTGGATGGTTGCCGTGGTCCATGAGAGCGATATGGAGGGCGCTGTTCTGGCTCGCCGATGGCCGTTGGTCGAGTGCTGATCCTACTCATCAAGGATATGATAGACACAATGTGACCGCTTCTCTTCATAATGCGACATTGGTGGCGAGCTCAGTAGTGGCTGAACCTAGCTCGGTTGCGGGACAACCCTCGCTCGAACCTACTTCGTCAATGATCGGTTTCTCCGCGAGTGAACCTATATTGCTCAACCTCATGAAAAAGGCTCTTTCTACACTTTTCTTTCCCGCGATGTCATCAAGTTTTGGCTCCACCGACTCCATAAACGTTACGGCAACCCCTCTCAAACGCCGACCCTCCTGGCTCTCTGATGTCAAGTTTCTGAATTCGCTGACCCCATCtcccaccatcaacaacattCTTATTGATACGTTAGAAGGCCAGCTTATTACACTCTTAGTTGTGGTCTCCTTCATTTTGATATTTCTTATTCGGGAGTGGGTCGTTCAGCAACAACCTCTCGACAACATTGCAGAAGGAGAGCGTGAAGCTGCCGATCAGCTAATTGCAAACAACCGTCCCCAAGTCGAGGCTCGTGATCCTGAACCCGAAGCCGAACATTTTGAAAATATACCAGAGGAAGAGATTCCACAAAACGGGCAGGGGGTTATTCGCCAAGAGGAACTTGCGGACGATAGGAATACCACATCTGAACAACCAGCAAGGGAGCCCTTGGACTTCGAAGCGCCTTTGAGTATACGTGACTTGCTTGCTGGAGTAGCTGGAGGTCCGGTGACGCCTCCTATACGGCACAATTCTGATGGAAACGATGGATTCATTCTAGATATTGCTAATTCTCAGCGAGGACCTCAGATCGACCAGCCCCAATATGGCATCAATATGGACTTATACAGGGATATCTATCGTCGCTCCAATGGCGATCTCGATGAAATGTCAAGAATTATCCGCGAAGAAGGTCGCTTCGAGGAACTTGTTCGGAATGTCACGACAAACAACAGACCTGAGCAGACAATTAATGGCTATCCTCGATTCATTGTATCTGATTCCACGAATATGAATGCAGAAACTGTGGATGACGCTCGTCTTGCGCCCCCACGGGTTTCCTTTAGTCCTCGCCTCCCACACCAGGGGGATGCCGATTCTGCTGACTCCAACATGCCTAACGCATACGCCTCTACCTGGCCATCTTCAAGTGCGCCGCTAAATCAAGATCAATCTCAACAAGCCTCAGCGTCCGCTATTTCCGATAGCGAAACTGAAGACAGCAGAACGGAGCCATCTTCCAGTAGTGGTTTGGTTGCGGACAACGGTGGTGGCGGAGCAGTGGCTAACTCTGAATTTGGCGAAGAATCACCGAATCCGTCAGCAACTTCGCAGGCTATGGCTGAACCCGAAACAAGTCTGACAAGAAGAGTTGTTGATTGGTTCTGGGCCGACCTTGACCCTGACGACCCTAACCAGGGGCACCAACctgatgctgaggaggattTGATTGATGACCCTGCTGTCGAAGAGCATTTGGAGCACCCAGAAAATGATCGTAATGTAGAAGTTGATGCCATTCTACCCGGTATTGACCAGAACGATGTTGATGCGGTCGAAGAAGCCGATGATCTCGAAGGTATCCTGGAACTTATCGGCATGCAGGGTCCTATTTTCGGCTTATTGCAGAATGGCGTTTTCTGTGCGCTATTAATCTCTTTCACCGTGGCTGCTGGTATCTGGCTTCCATATCTTGCAGGGAAAATCGCGCTTGTCCTTCTAGCACACCCGATACAATTCGTCCTTGGTGTTCCCATGACGGCAGTCTCAGTTTTCGCGGACGTGGTTCTCGATACTCTTATTGGCAGCCTAGGATATATCATGTACTGGGTGAGCATGATCTGCAAGCTGGTTTTCAGCCCATTGGCTGCTATTGTCCCTCTCGGCGAGTGGACGAGACCCATCACCAGTGCCTCATTATCGCTCATCGATGCTAGCAGTCAGCGATTAGGCAGCGTGATCAATACGTTCTTTGTTTTCCATGAAGCTGATGTTCCCATGTTCTCTGTCCTCTCCCATTTGGCTTTAAAGATCCATGAAGCACGGATTGCGTCGCTATTTCGCCTGGCTTTCTTGCTAGGAAAGCTAATTCTCCACGACCTTCCATTGCACATGGGATCATTTAGCAAGGCATTCTTTCTCGGCCAAAATTCATCGACTCTTGGCAATCTTCTAGCTCTGGCTCGAGATCAAGTTAATGATGCCAGCCATGACATTTACACCAGATTCTTCATGCCTCCGTCAGCCTGGGTCAGTCCGAACGTTATTGGTCTCTCGGCAAATGATGGTGCGATCGACTACAGTTTAGCTGTTTGGGACACTAAGGACCGCACTATTGCCATTCTCATGGGCTACCTTCTCGCTTCTACCGTTGGTTTGGGCTATCTCAAAGTCGCCCGGTTCATCTCTGGCGCCGACCAAGGACAGCGAGTTGAGGGTATGGTGGCAGAAGGCCTTCATCAAGCTGGTGGCGTGATGAAGGTCATCCTCATAATCGGCATTGAGATGATAGTATTTCCGTTATATTGCGGTGCTCTCCTGGACGTTGCATTGCTGCCTCTTTTCGAGGGAGCTACCGTTGCTGCACGGGTCGAATTTACATCGGAATATCCCCTCACTTCTCTTTTCGTACACTGGTTCATTGGCACCTGTTACATGTTTCACTTTgctctcttcgtctccatGTGCAGGAAGACTATGAGAAGTGGCGTTCTAT ATTTCATCCGCGACCCTGATGACCCTACTTTCCACCCTGTTCGTGATGTTCTTGAGCGGAATATCACCACGCAGCTTCGCAAGATCGCCTTTAGCGCTCTTGTTTATGGTGCTCTCGTCATTATCTGCCTAGGTGGGGTAGTCTGGGGAATCTACTACGGTTTTGATGGTGTACTTCCCGCCCACTGGTCGTCTAAAGATCCTGTCCTCGAGTTTCCTATCGACCTATTATTCTATAATGTCGGAATCCCCCTTGTCCTCAAAGAACTAAAACCCTCGGACGGGCTGCACAGCTTATACAGATGGTGGTTTCGAAAGTGTGCCCGCTTCTTACGGCTTTccgatttcttctttggcgagaGACACcccgacgaagaaggcgtgAGCTCTCTGTCAGGGAACAACGCAAGCCCCGACCGTCCTGCgactgatgaagatgagaaatcTGCTTTTACTAACAAAACCGAACCGCAGGGAAAACGCGATGGAAAGTTCGTCAGAGCTCCGGCTTCAGACCAGGTCCGCATTCCAAAAGGAAGCCCGGTATTTCTGGAAGTAACGGAAGCTAACGAGCGAGTTGATGGAAAGCCCGACAATGACCAAGGACTCCATGGTCGACTCAATAATCAATTCACTAAGGTTTACATCCCGCCTTTCTTTAGGACTAGGGTTGCAGccttcattttcttcatctgggtGTTTGCGGCCGCGACTGGAGTGGGAACCACTATTGTCCCGCTCCTTATTGGGCGCAGGATCATGTCCTTTTACGTCCCAGGCCGGCCAGTAAATGATGTATACGCCCTATCGGTTGGCATGGGGTTTGCTTGCTTTGTCGCTTACTTCCTACTTTCCTGCCGAACTGGCTTCCGCCTGGTGAGAGGCCGCCTAGGCCCTTATTTGCGGTCTCCGGGTGAGGCGACTCGTGTGATGGCAAATGCTCTGACAAGCGGCTTGAGCATCCTCTACGTAATAGCCGCGTTTTTCATCTTTCTGCCGTCATTATTTGCTCTTGCGATAGAGCTTTACTTGCTGGTTCCGGTTTACACATATCTTGGCCACGAAAATGATCTTGTGGTCCACTTTGTCCAGGATTGGACGTTGGGCGTTCTCTATGTCCAAATGGCAGTGAAGCTGGCTTTGTGGCATACAAGATCTCGCCCAGCTGCCGTTCTCAGAGGTATTTTCCGCGACGGCTGGCTGAAACCGAATATCAAACTCGCAACTAGAGCTTTGCTCTTTCCCATGACCCTTCTTGCCCTGGTGGCAGTCACGCTACCACTGTGTCTCGGCTTTGCGTCGAATCTGATATTATTCTCTTTCCGTCCCGAATTGCAATCCAAGGTCTACCGCTATGCCTATCCTGTTACTTTGGCTATGGGGCTTCTGGCATGGTTCGCTTACCTGGTCTACCGTCAAGTCGAAGTATGGAAGGTGAGCATCCGAGATGAGTTCTTCCTGATTGGAGAGCGTCTGCACAATTTCCGCGAGAAGCGAGCACGGGAGGTTGGTGTTCCTCGGCGAGTGATTACTGGGTAA
- a CDS encoding DUF1932 domain-containing protein (transcript_id=CADANIAT00006875), producing MCFASMTKGVFALAIQSFVTADSMGVFPELKHFMGKHNPGTLEIVNKGIVEVPPKAWRWINEMQQIGAMMKDEGGFSRELRGFKGINPVLTHGCLIIVIAEDTVLGSEQIGHRKRGTTVEDVVAAVREGMATKEKVE from the exons ATGTGCTTCGCGAGTATGACCAAGGGCGTTTTCGCGCTGGCGATTCAGTCATTCGTCACAGCGGATTCGATGGGAGTCTTCCCGGAGCTGAAACATTTTATGGGAAAACATAACCCGGGAACACTGGAAATTGTGAACAAGGGAATTGTTGAGGTGCCGCCAAAGGCTTGGAGGTGGATTAATGAGATGCAGCAGATAGGAGCCATGATGAAAGATGAAGGGGGATTCTCGAGGGAGTT ACGAGGATTCAAGGGGATTAACCCGGTACTAACACATGGCTGTCTTATCAT AGTGATTGCAGAGGACACGGTGCTGGGTTCGGAGCAGATAGGACACAGAAAGCGAGGAACAACTGTTGAGGACGTAGTGGCTGCAGTGAGAGAGGGGATGGCGACGAAGGAGAAAGTGGAGTGA
- a CDS encoding uncharacterized protein (transcript_id=CADANIAT00006876) translates to MWLPMLWYACSLIASAAHAVAQVISPDNAAAESVSASTVITSYVLSPVLITSYVPTSERSDGWAGFSPSLTFPASTGGVSTSLSSSIVLIPSVSNSLGPSSSVAVSLGPNLLVSTLSVMGPVVPSSLGFPGSSILVSSSSESILSESSPSIPRTSTVAISIPSASIVPSTSSNAVPSTEGSSSSSTNAVPSTSTGEISSANTLVIPSGSSSVTPSNSPGVISSTSTSNAPGSGAVFSSNTSTALIPTSTPSVTLSPVDPSVTLATGISTSTTSVPDSTSSSSVTSTTRVPQSPPTDVRTSTTLVVTVTEEPHITVANPVTITTADDAGPTVVDFPITTNDRSRDPLITAAPVSETTIAPPLPRTVLASSMSGISDDFASVLPIIDAWVEKPSPSLQTQAVKGIDGVEDDIEHFIKVLGGELPPSCDSLRKRGLIDGALNIAKDIAGAAGDVAGKLLRQLGCIGKITSHLKDAIEKQDIDGVKKMMHDLIAPENIADTPVLDPTSKPPGPDNNDDDNHNEDRNEHHSNDDFGDKDNGNNAEDDSDDTDDESDEDNGNSSTSTSQTTTTTSCTSEGTVYHVTVLCEPTPVTFGDSTTSTTACYPTTTITTSGCSVTATTTTVTSTPTSLELCMPGTCGSACSYGHGGWMTLSTLDCVKVPTVAVSALPTESQISHRRVPPVIPPAIHRRAFSFVKRDDDNDFIDEDGPNDDVEPVDYDDDEPMDNNDFFDDDEPLAEQVPSDLPAIGEMQHEDLYRVYKFLTANDKWTVVMDDTAVSGEWWPYEPYGEKPARIAIGMPGLYGCTAIFIVSNKGVYTAHFWEWPVFWSDQQGLQETTDEHFKKYTVDALLQGGNEFPDVQITLPDLMGTDERPGPLHPFNLPKVYVITPWSEEGSALVQYPERTHWLGSQITAFLYQIYEGEVPDGANYEVYGYLRTSKYSIYSDDDHIGKVLLDASPYYRFDVPDLQRYHRVGRYRLWVMGVSVKDALFYAEWNSLRPTIDQVQRRDVPLDNHRLCPIPIPSLTSSPIPTPAPTQLCEPGDCGDVCSAGGGAWVTLSPVDCGNIPTTTVTALPTESQTYNSVIDLSIRRREYELLRREDDNVKPLPNTQQEHLIDIYRRLTSETAWFNFPRVSTAGMWFAFPEKASTVLGIKGLYGCTSVIIVSSKGVYISHIWEKPTFINRDEEGRIYETDEEYFKKYSFDALTQGGEEFDNVEPISSLVGTLANPGPLHPKNTPRVFVVTHTTEDGKRLEYEYRVSLLAELFTAFLYQSSAWGIPQGADGQTVGYQPGPRDLAEGDNAHWGKVILEVSPIDHVLQAGNQHVAVGRYRLWVSGTRVDDTEFWTFPHVPAQVQQRDVSYNEVCPMITSSSTASPNPSTFITTTSVRPVNPPGQPPGFTLPTYVPPKPTNNAEGTLSANMDLVSERICFEEDDFVPAKLDQANVEDVAELCRDGQGPINDNTMLGPDDERIEYSLASGNSPHEEPWYVVDVEWVKGCEGPAQNVHHPMVGRNCHQLIVDNFSMKNCKTKYGYGGSIVIGCLRYTSQLRGGGIKGVQVSRPEDLDSSGSSSSTESGAAEPLPSAKSLVKETVCLLDSDPINIKNDSLVDELIEKCEGDGISKHDMSLGPSDKIEWIVGGLPKSTEIYYSIVSWEKGCEGPNQNPVTPMVGLTCKDITKKHFELGCIRPGNVGVGGTTVVGCLRYQSYMGGYPLGELHEGAMPEA, encoded by the coding sequence ATGTGGCTGCCTATGCTGTGGTATGCCTGTAGCTTGAtagcttctgctgctcacGCAGTGGCACAAGTTATCAGCCCAGACAATGCCGCAGCTGAATCAGTCTCTGCTTCTACAGTGATTACCTCCTATGTCCTTTCACCTGTTCTTATTACCTCTTATGTTCCCACTTCTGAGAGGTCGGATGGCTGGGCGGGTTTCTCTCCTAGTCTCACCTTTCCTGCTAGTACCGGTGGGGTCAGCACTTCTCTCTCGAGCTCTATTGTGTTAATTCCTTCTGTTTCCAATTCTCTTGGCCCCAGCTCTTCTGTTGCCGTTTCTCTTGGTCCCAACCTCTTGGTTTCTACTCTTTCTGTAATGGGCCCTGTGGTTCCCAGCTCTCTTGGTTTTCCGGGTTCGAGCATTCTTgtgtccagctcttctgagTCCATCCTTTCTGAGTCCAGTCCCTCTATTCCAAGAACTAGCACTGTTGCCATTTCCATCCCAAGCGCCAGCATCGTTccaagcaccagcagcaatgcCGTCCCGAGTACCGAGGGCTCTTCCAGTTCGAGCACCAATGCTGTTCCCAGTACTAGTACTGGAGAGATTTCAAGTGCTAACACCCTGGTCATTCCTAGCGGAAGCAGCAGTGTTACTCCCAGCAATAGCCCTGGTGTTATCTCCAGCACTAGCACCAGCAATGCTCCCGGTTCAGGCGCCGTCTTTAGTTCCAATACCAGCACAGCGTTAATCCCGACGAGCACTCCGTCAGTGACTCTCTCTCCAGTCGATCCTTCTGTGACTCTTGCGACAGGaatatcaacatccactACCTCCGTCCCAGACAGCACGTCTTCCAGTTCTGTCACCAGCACTACCAGGGTGCCCCAGTCTCCTCCAACCGATGTGCGTACGTCCACAACGCTAGTGGTCACAGTTACTGAGGAACCTCATATCACCGTTGCTAACCCCGTTACGATCACTACGGCTGACGATGCCGGACCTACCGTTGTCGACTTTCCAATCACTACAAATGACAGATCAAGAGATCCGCTTATTACAGCCGCACCGGTTTCTGAGACTACAATCGCGCCCCCTCTCCCGAGAACAGTACTCGCTTCCAGCATGTCTGGCATATCCGATGACTTTGCGTCCGTCTTACCGATCATCGACGCCTGGGTCGAAAAGCCGAGTCCTTCTCTCCAAACCCAGGCCGTCAAGGGAATCGATGGTGTAGAAGATGATATTGAGCACTTCATCAAAGTCCTAGGTGGGGAGCTGCCTCCCAGCTGCGACTCACTAAGAAAACGAGGTCTTATTGACGGAGCGCTAAATATAGCCAAGGACATTGCGGGTGCTGCTGGCGACGTCGCTGGCAAACTTTTGAGGCAATTGGGCTGTATCGGAAAGATAACAAGCCACCTCAAGGATGCAATTGAGAAGCAAGATATCGACGGtgtcaagaagatgatgcaCGATTTGATTGCACCCGAGAATATAGCAGATACTCCTGTCCTTGATCCAACTAGCAAGCCTCCCGGCCCTGATAACAATGACGATGATAACCACAATGAGGATCGCAACGAACACCATTCTAATGACGACTTTGGTGATAAAGACAATGGGAACAATGCCGAGGATGATAGCGATGAcactgatgatgagagtgACGAGGATAATGGAAACTCTAGCACGTCAACCTCGCAGACCACCACGACGACATCTTGTACTTCTGAAGGAACCGTATACCATGTCACTGTCCTCTGTGAGCCGACCCCGGTCACTTTTGGTGactcaacaacctcaacaacGGCCTGCTATCCAACGACCACCATTACGACCAGTGGATGCTCGGTTACTGCGACTACAACCACTGTCACCAGCACGCCGACTTCGCTTGAACTGTGTATGCCAGGCACTTGTGGAAGTGCATGTTCTTATGGACATGGAGGGTGGATGACTCTTTCGACGCTTGACTGCGTCAAGGTCCCAACAGTCGCAGTGTCTGCGTTGCCTACCGAGAGCCAGATATCCCATCGGAGAGTCCCCCCAGTGATCCCTCCAGCTATCCACCGTCGTGCGTTCAGCTTTGTAAAACgtgatgatgacaatgactTCATAGATGAAGATGGTCCCAATGATGATGTTGAGCCAGTtgattatgatgatgatgaaccCATGGACAATAATGACTTtttcgacgatgatgaacCTCTCGCAGAACAGGTGCCCAGCGATCTACCAGCCATTGGTGAAATGCAGCATGAAGATTTGTACCGAGTCTACAAATTCCTCACGGCAAATGATAAATGGACCGTGGTCATGGATGACACTGCTGTAAGCGGAGAGTGGTGGCCATATGAGCCGTATGGCGAGAAGCCTGCAAGGATAGCCATCGGCATGCCAGGGCTCTATGGATGCACCGCGATATTCATTGTGTCGAATAAAGGAGTGTACACTGCGCACTTCTGGGAGTGGCCCGTCTTTTGGAGCGACCAGCAGGGATTACAGGAGACAACCGATGAACACTTTAAGAAGTACACCGTCGACGCGCTCTTACAGGGCGGAAATGAGTTTCCTGATGTACAAATCACGCTCCCAGACTTGATGGGAACGGACGAACGTCCTGGgcctcttcaccctttcAATCTACCCAAGGTCTATGTGATTACACCTTGGTCTGAGGAAGGTTCCGCGCTTGTCCAATATCCAGAGCGAACTCATTGGCTAGGTAGCCAGATCACTGCGTTCTTATACCAAATTTATGAAGGGGAAGTTCCAGATGGAGCAAACTACGAAGTTTACGGTTACCTCCGTACCTCTAAATATTCGATCTACAGCGATGATGATCATATTGGCAAAGTCCTCCTAGATGCCTCACCATATTACCGATTTGACGTACCAGACCTCCAACGCTATCATAGAGTCGGTCGATATCGCCTGTGGGTAATGGGCGTTTCTGTTAAGGATGCTTTATTCTACGCTGAATGGAACTCTCTTCGTCCCACTATTGACCAAGTGCAACGACGGGATGTCCCACTCGATAACCATCGATTATGCCCGATTCCCATACCCTCTCTGACGTCGTCTCCAATACCTACCCCGGCTCCTACGCAGTTGTGTGAGCCTGGAGATTGCGGCGATGTGTGTtcagctggaggaggagcctgGGTAACTCTCTCGCCAGTTGACTGTGGGAATATCCCCACGACTACAGTGACTGCCCTGCCCACCGAGAGCCAAACTTACAACTCTGTGATCGATTTGAGCATTCGCCGACGAGAATACGAGCTGCTCAGACGTGAGGATGACAACGTCAAACCTCTTCCAAACACGCAGCAAGAACACCTGATCGATATATACAGGAGACTGACGAGCGAGACAGCATGGTTCAATTTCCCTAGAGTATCAACGGCTGGGATGTGGTTCGCGTTCCCCGAAAAGGCAAGTACAGTCCTGGGCATCAAAGGATTATACGGATGTACCTCGGTGATCATCGTCTCGAGTAAGGGCGTGTACATTTCACACATCTGGGAGAAGCCCACCTTTATAAATCGTGATGAGGAGGGTCGGATCTACGAGACTGACGAAGAGTATTTCAAGAAGTACTCATTCGACGCTCTCACTCAGGGCGGGGAAGAGTTTGATAATGTTGAGCCCATCTCAAGCTTGGTTGGAACATTAGCAAATCCTGGACCTCTACACCCGAAGAATACACCTCGAGTCTTCGTGGTTACACATACAACTGAAGATGGGAAACGCCTGGAGTACGAATACCGAGTCTCATTGCTAGCGGAGCTTTTCACTGCGTTCCTTTATCAAAGCTCTGCATGGGGAATTCCACAGGGAGCAGATGGCCAGACTGTTGGTTATCAGCCTGGTCCTCGCGATTTGGCCGAAGGTGACAATGCACATTGGGGCAAAGTGATCCTAGAAGTCTCACCAATAGATCATGTTCTACAAGCAGGGAACCAGCACGTTGCAGTCGGTCGTTATCGGTTGTGGGTAAGCGGAACGAGGGTTGACGATACTGAATTCTGGACGTTTCCCCATGTTCCTGCTCAAGTTCAACAACGAGATGTTAGTTACAACGAAGTATGCCCAATGATTACGTCCTCTTCGACTGCGTCCCCGAATCCAAGCACGTTCATCACAACTACCAGTGTTAGACCAGTCAATCCACCAGGACAGCCGCCAGGCTTTACCCTTCCGACTTACGTGCCGCCAAAGCCCACTAATAATGCAGAGGGGACACTCTCAGCCAATATGGATCTCGTCAGCGAACGAATATGtttcgaggaagacgacttcGTCCCCGCCAAGCTAGACCAGGCGAATGTTGAGGACGTTGCTGAGCTATGCCGTGACGGGCAGGGACCCATCAACGACAATACGATGCTCGGACCCGACGACGAACGTATTGAATATTCATTAGCATCTGGGAACTCTCCCCATGAAGAGCCATGGTACGTTGTTGATGTCGAATGGGTAAAAGGCTGCGAGGGGCCAGCGCAAAACGTCCACCATCCAATGGTCGGTCGTAATTGCCACCAGCTCATTGTCGACAATTTCTCAATGAAAAACTGCAAGACGAAATACGGCTACGGTGGCTCTATTGTAATTGGTTGTTTACGCTATACCTCCCAGCTGCGTGGTGGTGGAATCAAAGGTGTCCAAGTATCACGACCTGAAGACCTGGACTCGtctggctcttcctcttctactGAAAGCGGAGCAGCAGAGCCCCTTCCAAGCGCAAAAAGCCTCGTCAAAGAGACTGTCTGTCTGCTTGATAGCGATCCCATTAACATCAAAAATGACTCTCTGGTCGACGAGCTTATCGAAAAGTGCGAGGGAGACGGAATCAGCAAACATGACATGTCTCTCGGGCCAAGTGACAAGATCGAGTGGATAGTTGGTGGTCTTCCCAAATCGACAGAGATCTACTATTCCATCGTCTCCTGGGAAAAGGGTTGCGAGGGCCCGAATCAAAATCCGGTAACCCCAATGGTGGGTCTTACCTGCAAGGATATAACAAAGAAGCACTTTGAATTGGGTTGCATTAGACCCGGTAatgttggtgttggtggcACAACTGTTGTTGGGTGCTTGCGTTATCAATCATACATGGGAGGTTACCCTCTGGGGGAACTCCATGAGGGAGCGATGCCGGAGGCCTAG